A region from the Canis lupus dingo isolate Sandy chromosome X, ASM325472v2, whole genome shotgun sequence genome encodes:
- the MSN gene encoding moesin isoform X2: MPKTINVRVTTMDAELEFAIQPNTTGKQLFDQVVKTIGLREVWFFGLQYQDTKNFSTWLKLNKKVTAQDVRKESPLLFKFRAKFYPEDVSEELIQDITQRLFFLQVKEGILSDEIYCPPETAVLLASYAVQSKYGDFNKEVHKSGYLAGDKLLPQRVLEQHKLNKDQWEERIQVWHEEHRGMLREDAVLEYLKIAQDLEMYGVNYFSIKNKKGSELWLGVDALGLNIYEQNDRLTPKIGFPWSEIRNISFNDKKFVIKPIDKKAPDFVFYAPRLRINKRILALCMGNHELYMRRRKPDTIEVQQMKAQAREEKHQKQMERALLENEKKKREMAEKEKEKIEREKEELMERLKQIEEQTKKAQHELEEQTRRALELEQERKRAQSEAEKLAKERQEAEEAKEALLQASRDQKKTQEQLALEMAELTARISQLEMARQKKENEAVEWQQKAQMVQEDLEKTRAELKTAMSTPHVAEPAENEQDEQDENGAEASADLRADAMAKDRSEEERTTEAEKNERVQKHLKALTSELANARDESKKTANDMIHAENMRLGRDKYKTLRQIRQGNTKQRIDEFESM; this comes from the exons gtGGTGAAAACTATTGGCCTGAGGGAAGTTTGGTTTTTTGGTCTGCAATACCAGGACACTAAAAACTTCTCCACTTGGCTGAAACTCAATAAGAAG GTGACTGCCCAGGATGTACGAAAGGAAAGCCCCCTGCTCTTCAAGTTCCGGGCCAAGTTCTACCCTGAGGATGTATCTGAGGAATTGATCCAGGACATCACACAGCGCCTATTCTTCCTGCAAGTAAAGGAGGGCATTCTCAGTGATGAGATTTACTGCCCACCTGAAACTGCTGTGCTGCTGGCTTCCTATGCTGTCCAGTCTAAGTATGGCGACTTTAATAAGGAAGTCCACAAGTCTGGCTACTTGGCTGGAGACAAGTTGCTGCCACAGAG GGTCCTAGAGCAGCATAAACTCAACAAGGACCAGTGGGAAGAGCGGATCCAGGTGTGGCATGAGGAGCACCGAGGCATGCTCAG GGAAGATGCTGTTCTAGAGTATCTGAAGATtgcccaggacctggagatgTATGGTGTGAACTACTTCAGCATCAAGAACAAGAAAGGCTCAGAGCTGTGGCTGGGGGTGGATGCCCTAGGTCTCAACATCTACGAGCAGAATGACAG ACTGACTCCCAAGATAGGCTTTCCCTGGAGTgaaatcagaaatatttctttcaatgACAAGAAATTTGTCATCAAGCCCATTGACAAAAAAGCCCCG GACTTTGTCTTCTATGCTCCCCGGCTGCGGATTAACAAGCGTATATTGGCTCTGTGCATGGGGAACCATGAACTATACATGCGCCGCCGCAAGCCTGACACCATTGAGGTACAGCAGATGAAGGCACAGGCCCGGGAGGAGAAGCACCAGAAACAGATGGAACG tgctTTGCTGGAAAATGAGAAGAAGAAACGTGAGATggcagaaaaggagaaggagaagattgAACGGGAAAAGGAGGAACTGATGGAGAGGCTGAAGCAGATTGAGGAACAGACTAAGAAGGCTCAGCATG AACTGGAAGAACAGACCCGCAGGGCTCTAGAGCTCGAACAGGAGCGGAAGCGTGCCCAGAGCGAGGCTGAAAAATTGGCCAAGGAACGTCAAGAAGCTGAAGAGGCCAAAGAAGCCCTGTTGCAGGCCTCCCGAGATCAGAAGAAGACCCAGGAACAGCTG GCCTTGGAAATGGCAGAGTTGACAGCTCGAATCTCCCAGTTGGAGATGGCccgacagaaaaaggaaaatgaggctgtGGAATGGCAGCAGAAG GCTCAGATGGTACAAGAAGACTTGGAGAAGACCCGTGCTGAGCTGAAGACTGCTATGAGTACACCTCATGTAGCTGAGCCGGCTGAGAATGAGCAAGATGAGCAGGATGAGAATGGAGCAGAAGCCAGTGCTGACCTGCGGGCTGATGCCATGGCCAAGGACCGCAGTGAGGAGGAACGTACCACTGAGGCAGAGAAGAATGAACGTGTGCAGAAGCACCTGAAG GCCCTTACTTCAGAACTGGCCAATGCCCGTGATGAGTCCAAGAAGACTGCCAATGATATGATCCATGCTGAGAACATGCGACTTGGCCGAGACAAATACAAGACCCTGCGTCAGATCCGGCAGGGCAATACCAAGCAGCGTATTGATGAGTTTGAGTCCATGTAA
- the MSN gene encoding moesin isoform X3 has product MDAELEFAIQPNTTGKQLFDQVVKTIGLREVWFFGLQYQDTKNFSTWLKLNKKVTAQDVRKESPLLFKFRAKFYPEDVSEELIQDITQRLFFLQVKEGILSDEIYCPPETAVLLASYAVQSKYGDFNKEVHKSGYLAGDKLLPQRVLEQHKLNKDQWEERIQVWHEEHRGMLREDAVLEYLKIAQDLEMYGVNYFSIKNKKGSELWLGVDALGLNIYEQNDRLTPKIGFPWSEIRNISFNDKKFVIKPIDKKAPDFVFYAPRLRINKRILALCMGNHELYMRRRKPDTIEVQQMKAQAREEKHQKQMERALLENEKKKREMAEKEKEKIEREKEELMERLKQIEEQTKKAQHELEEQTRRALELEQERKRAQSEAEKLAKERQEAEEAKEALLQASRDQKKTQEQLALEMAELTARISQLEMARQKKENEAVEWQQKAQMVQEDLEKTRAELKTAMSTPHVAEPAENEQDEQDENGAEASADLRADAMAKDRSEEERTTEAEKNERVQKHLKALTSELANARDESKKTANDMIHAENMRLGRDKYKTLRQIRQGNTKQRIDEFESM; this is encoded by the exons gtGGTGAAAACTATTGGCCTGAGGGAAGTTTGGTTTTTTGGTCTGCAATACCAGGACACTAAAAACTTCTCCACTTGGCTGAAACTCAATAAGAAG GTGACTGCCCAGGATGTACGAAAGGAAAGCCCCCTGCTCTTCAAGTTCCGGGCCAAGTTCTACCCTGAGGATGTATCTGAGGAATTGATCCAGGACATCACACAGCGCCTATTCTTCCTGCAAGTAAAGGAGGGCATTCTCAGTGATGAGATTTACTGCCCACCTGAAACTGCTGTGCTGCTGGCTTCCTATGCTGTCCAGTCTAAGTATGGCGACTTTAATAAGGAAGTCCACAAGTCTGGCTACTTGGCTGGAGACAAGTTGCTGCCACAGAG GGTCCTAGAGCAGCATAAACTCAACAAGGACCAGTGGGAAGAGCGGATCCAGGTGTGGCATGAGGAGCACCGAGGCATGCTCAG GGAAGATGCTGTTCTAGAGTATCTGAAGATtgcccaggacctggagatgTATGGTGTGAACTACTTCAGCATCAAGAACAAGAAAGGCTCAGAGCTGTGGCTGGGGGTGGATGCCCTAGGTCTCAACATCTACGAGCAGAATGACAG ACTGACTCCCAAGATAGGCTTTCCCTGGAGTgaaatcagaaatatttctttcaatgACAAGAAATTTGTCATCAAGCCCATTGACAAAAAAGCCCCG GACTTTGTCTTCTATGCTCCCCGGCTGCGGATTAACAAGCGTATATTGGCTCTGTGCATGGGGAACCATGAACTATACATGCGCCGCCGCAAGCCTGACACCATTGAGGTACAGCAGATGAAGGCACAGGCCCGGGAGGAGAAGCACCAGAAACAGATGGAACG tgctTTGCTGGAAAATGAGAAGAAGAAACGTGAGATggcagaaaaggagaaggagaagattgAACGGGAAAAGGAGGAACTGATGGAGAGGCTGAAGCAGATTGAGGAACAGACTAAGAAGGCTCAGCATG AACTGGAAGAACAGACCCGCAGGGCTCTAGAGCTCGAACAGGAGCGGAAGCGTGCCCAGAGCGAGGCTGAAAAATTGGCCAAGGAACGTCAAGAAGCTGAAGAGGCCAAAGAAGCCCTGTTGCAGGCCTCCCGAGATCAGAAGAAGACCCAGGAACAGCTG GCCTTGGAAATGGCAGAGTTGACAGCTCGAATCTCCCAGTTGGAGATGGCccgacagaaaaaggaaaatgaggctgtGGAATGGCAGCAGAAG GCTCAGATGGTACAAGAAGACTTGGAGAAGACCCGTGCTGAGCTGAAGACTGCTATGAGTACACCTCATGTAGCTGAGCCGGCTGAGAATGAGCAAGATGAGCAGGATGAGAATGGAGCAGAAGCCAGTGCTGACCTGCGGGCTGATGCCATGGCCAAGGACCGCAGTGAGGAGGAACGTACCACTGAGGCAGAGAAGAATGAACGTGTGCAGAAGCACCTGAAG GCCCTTACTTCAGAACTGGCCAATGCCCGTGATGAGTCCAAGAAGACTGCCAATGATATGATCCATGCTGAGAACATGCGACTTGGCCGAGACAAATACAAGACCCTGCGTCAGATCCGGCAGGGCAATACCAAGCAGCGTATTGATGAGTTTGAGTCCATGTAA
- the MSN gene encoding moesin isoform X1, with product MTMTKMKTIKLWPQTEIPRINVRVTTMDAELEFAIQPNTTGKQLFDQVVKTIGLREVWFFGLQYQDTKNFSTWLKLNKKVTAQDVRKESPLLFKFRAKFYPEDVSEELIQDITQRLFFLQVKEGILSDEIYCPPETAVLLASYAVQSKYGDFNKEVHKSGYLAGDKLLPQRVLEQHKLNKDQWEERIQVWHEEHRGMLREDAVLEYLKIAQDLEMYGVNYFSIKNKKGSELWLGVDALGLNIYEQNDRLTPKIGFPWSEIRNISFNDKKFVIKPIDKKAPDFVFYAPRLRINKRILALCMGNHELYMRRRKPDTIEVQQMKAQAREEKHQKQMERALLENEKKKREMAEKEKEKIEREKEELMERLKQIEEQTKKAQHELEEQTRRALELEQERKRAQSEAEKLAKERQEAEEAKEALLQASRDQKKTQEQLALEMAELTARISQLEMARQKKENEAVEWQQKAQMVQEDLEKTRAELKTAMSTPHVAEPAENEQDEQDENGAEASADLRADAMAKDRSEEERTTEAEKNERVQKHLKALTSELANARDESKKTANDMIHAENMRLGRDKYKTLRQIRQGNTKQRIDEFESM from the exons gtGGTGAAAACTATTGGCCTGAGGGAAGTTTGGTTTTTTGGTCTGCAATACCAGGACACTAAAAACTTCTCCACTTGGCTGAAACTCAATAAGAAG GTGACTGCCCAGGATGTACGAAAGGAAAGCCCCCTGCTCTTCAAGTTCCGGGCCAAGTTCTACCCTGAGGATGTATCTGAGGAATTGATCCAGGACATCACACAGCGCCTATTCTTCCTGCAAGTAAAGGAGGGCATTCTCAGTGATGAGATTTACTGCCCACCTGAAACTGCTGTGCTGCTGGCTTCCTATGCTGTCCAGTCTAAGTATGGCGACTTTAATAAGGAAGTCCACAAGTCTGGCTACTTGGCTGGAGACAAGTTGCTGCCACAGAG GGTCCTAGAGCAGCATAAACTCAACAAGGACCAGTGGGAAGAGCGGATCCAGGTGTGGCATGAGGAGCACCGAGGCATGCTCAG GGAAGATGCTGTTCTAGAGTATCTGAAGATtgcccaggacctggagatgTATGGTGTGAACTACTTCAGCATCAAGAACAAGAAAGGCTCAGAGCTGTGGCTGGGGGTGGATGCCCTAGGTCTCAACATCTACGAGCAGAATGACAG ACTGACTCCCAAGATAGGCTTTCCCTGGAGTgaaatcagaaatatttctttcaatgACAAGAAATTTGTCATCAAGCCCATTGACAAAAAAGCCCCG GACTTTGTCTTCTATGCTCCCCGGCTGCGGATTAACAAGCGTATATTGGCTCTGTGCATGGGGAACCATGAACTATACATGCGCCGCCGCAAGCCTGACACCATTGAGGTACAGCAGATGAAGGCACAGGCCCGGGAGGAGAAGCACCAGAAACAGATGGAACG tgctTTGCTGGAAAATGAGAAGAAGAAACGTGAGATggcagaaaaggagaaggagaagattgAACGGGAAAAGGAGGAACTGATGGAGAGGCTGAAGCAGATTGAGGAACAGACTAAGAAGGCTCAGCATG AACTGGAAGAACAGACCCGCAGGGCTCTAGAGCTCGAACAGGAGCGGAAGCGTGCCCAGAGCGAGGCTGAAAAATTGGCCAAGGAACGTCAAGAAGCTGAAGAGGCCAAAGAAGCCCTGTTGCAGGCCTCCCGAGATCAGAAGAAGACCCAGGAACAGCTG GCCTTGGAAATGGCAGAGTTGACAGCTCGAATCTCCCAGTTGGAGATGGCccgacagaaaaaggaaaatgaggctgtGGAATGGCAGCAGAAG GCTCAGATGGTACAAGAAGACTTGGAGAAGACCCGTGCTGAGCTGAAGACTGCTATGAGTACACCTCATGTAGCTGAGCCGGCTGAGAATGAGCAAGATGAGCAGGATGAGAATGGAGCAGAAGCCAGTGCTGACCTGCGGGCTGATGCCATGGCCAAGGACCGCAGTGAGGAGGAACGTACCACTGAGGCAGAGAAGAATGAACGTGTGCAGAAGCACCTGAAG GCCCTTACTTCAGAACTGGCCAATGCCCGTGATGAGTCCAAGAAGACTGCCAATGATATGATCCATGCTGAGAACATGCGACTTGGCCGAGACAAATACAAGACCCTGCGTCAGATCCGGCAGGGCAATACCAAGCAGCGTATTGATGAGTTTGAGTCCATGTAA